In Deltaproteobacteria bacterium, a single genomic region encodes these proteins:
- the tnpA gene encoding IS200/IS605 family transposase: protein MAYWRLHYHLIWATYRRLPLIDGDRAQVIDNVIRAKARELRLVLHALGHVEDHVHVVISIPPTMPIAECIRHLKGASSRAANRRPPDPAFKWQEGYGALTIGERSLPKVIAYATNQAEHHRAGTVIPLYERSTDIGPLSTESA from the coding sequence ATGGCGTATTGGCGGCTTCACTATCATCTGATCTGGGCAACATACCGGCGGCTACCGTTGATCGACGGCGATCGCGCGCAGGTTATCGACAACGTCATCCGCGCCAAGGCTCGGGAGCTACGGCTCGTCCTTCACGCGCTCGGACACGTCGAGGACCACGTTCACGTCGTGATATCGATTCCGCCGACGATGCCCATCGCCGAATGCATACGACACCTCAAAGGCGCGAGTTCTCGTGCCGCCAACCGCAGGCCGCCAGATCCCGCGTTCAAGTGGCAAGAGGGGTACGGCGCATTGACGATTGGCGAGCGCTCGCTGCCGAAGGTCATCGCGTATGCGACCAACCAAGCGGAGCACCATCGAGCCGGAACGGTGATTCCATTGTATGAACGCTCAACCGATATCGGTCCCCTCAGCACCGAGTCGGCTTGA
- a CDS encoding MFS transporter codes for MIELPPDARARGRRLAIASHPAGMTHRLVYTDQLPTLTLVALGASEAIVGLQNAFEPFLQLLQLPTLRLVGRFSKRSILIAGQIIAVLAGLPLLAFGLLTTLPAPWGLTLTLASLLVTAAGITVSDTAWFPLLRAYIEPERTGHFFGILRSVWHFTLIAYFIGAQHWLTLHPGSFGALFAVATACGVLRIVLIAPLPEPPTEQREYTRIREALALLRHEAPLRRYLLGVGLCGGARRAVLPFVIVLMRRTLGFSDADVLITTLAFFAGGFISLYLWGRAVDRFGPLPIFTLNAVGLASLYLSLLALTFATHAVALMAVFFFSLNILVAGFGVADTHVLFGLTPIHAPTRYLVVADVATSLVYGIAPFVAGLGLDAAVTAGVPSLLAYRTLFFIAALMTLLSLVPLRRVHASHAPT; via the coding sequence GTGATTGAACTGCCGCCAGACGCGCGGGCGCGCGGGCGCCGGCTGGCGATCGCGAGTCATCCGGCGGGGATGACGCACCGACTCGTCTACACCGATCAGCTTCCCACGCTCACGCTCGTTGCGCTCGGCGCCAGCGAAGCGATCGTCGGCTTGCAAAACGCGTTCGAGCCGTTCTTGCAATTGTTGCAGTTGCCGACGCTGCGATTGGTGGGACGCTTCTCGAAGCGGTCGATCCTCATCGCCGGACAGATCATCGCCGTGCTCGCCGGCTTGCCATTGCTCGCGTTCGGACTGCTCACGACCCTGCCGGCGCCGTGGGGCCTGACGCTCACGCTGGCGAGCCTGCTGGTCACCGCTGCCGGCATCACCGTTTCCGACACCGCGTGGTTTCCGTTGCTGCGCGCCTACATCGAGCCGGAACGCACGGGGCACTTCTTCGGCATTCTACGCTCGGTCTGGCACTTCACGCTCATTGCTTACTTCATCGGCGCGCAACACTGGCTGACGCTGCATCCCGGCTCGTTCGGGGCACTGTTCGCGGTCGCGACCGCCTGCGGCGTGCTGCGCATCGTGCTCATTGCCCCACTGCCGGAGCCGCCGACGGAACAGCGCGAGTACACTCGCATCCGCGAGGCGCTCGCCTTGCTGCGGCACGAGGCGCCCCTGCGCCGTTACCTGCTCGGCGTCGGACTGTGTGGCGGCGCGCGACGAGCCGTGCTCCCGTTCGTTATCGTGCTCATGCGTCGCACCCTCGGCTTCAGCGACGCGGATGTCTTGATCACCACACTCGCGTTCTTCGCCGGTGGCTTCATCTCGCTCTACCTATGGGGTCGCGCGGTTGACCGGTTCGGTCCGCTGCCAATATTCACGCTGAACGCCGTTGGACTCGCCTCGCTATATCTGTCGTTGCTCGCCCTCACGTTCGCCACTCACGCGGTCGCGCTGATGGCGGTGTTCTTCTTCTCGCTCAACATACTCGTGGCGGGTTTCGGGGTCGCGGACACGCATGTGCTCTTCGGACTCACGCCGATACACGCGCCCACACGCTACCTGGTGGTCGCCGACGTCGCGACCAGCCTCGTCTATGGCATCGCGCCGTTCGTCGCGGGGCTCGGACTCGATGCCGCCGTCACCGCCGGCGTCCCATCCCTGCTCGCCTATCGCACGCTGTTCTTCATCGCGGCGCTCATGACGCTGCTCTCGTTAGTGCCGTTACGCCGCGTGCACGCATCGCACGCACCTACGTGA
- a CDS encoding MFS transporter, translating into MVVRSESRASASNTAASTVDSRYGRYVLAVLVVVYVFNFIDRQILSILAERIKKDLDLTDAQIGFLYGTAFAVFYSIFGIPLGRLADVWDRRRLIAIGLGFWSVMTALSGLARTFTQLGLARIGVGVGEASMSPAASSLLADYFTVKRRATVMAVHQSAIFIGSGLGLGIGGLIVERWDAAWAGAMPPFGLRGWQVAFFVVGIPGVLLSLWARTLREPPRGQADGIFSPLEANPLQQFGRELRAVVPPFTVLHLLLVRAGTRALALNLAAALGVAGLATLLTNWLGNPVQWVALGIGLYAAISWAQALVRRDPVCFELMFGTPSLRYAAACFSFLAAAGYGLNFWTAPFFIRVHGMTESQAGLMIGGTHALAGLIGVNLGGVLADRWRQRTLNGRLYVTIMTALLPVPFAIVVLTTQSTMLATVFYFPQSLFGALWSGAAVSTIQDLVLPRMRATAAAAYLLMVTFVGLALGPYMVGRLSVGLGSLRGAMLCGLGANALALLFGWLATRHLPHDESSKLDRARAAGEEGLDGVTAVRAAS; encoded by the coding sequence ATGGTCGTCCGCTCCGAATCGCGCGCATCCGCATCCAACACCGCCGCCAGCACCGTCGACAGCCGCTACGGCCGCTACGTGCTCGCGGTGTTGGTTGTGGTCTACGTTTTCAACTTCATCGATCGACAGATCTTGTCCATCCTCGCCGAGCGCATCAAGAAGGACCTCGACCTCACCGACGCGCAGATCGGATTTCTCTACGGTACTGCCTTCGCCGTTTTCTACTCGATCTTCGGCATTCCGCTCGGACGCCTGGCCGACGTATGGGATCGCCGGCGGTTAATCGCGATTGGGCTCGGGTTCTGGAGTGTGATGACGGCACTGTCGGGGCTGGCGCGCACCTTCACGCAGCTCGGACTCGCGCGTATCGGCGTCGGCGTCGGCGAGGCCAGCATGTCGCCGGCAGCGTCCTCGTTGCTGGCGGATTATTTTACGGTGAAACGACGCGCGACGGTGATGGCGGTGCATCAGAGTGCCATCTTCATCGGCTCGGGACTCGGTCTCGGCATTGGCGGCTTGATCGTCGAGCGCTGGGACGCGGCGTGGGCCGGCGCGATGCCGCCGTTTGGTTTGCGTGGCTGGCAAGTCGCGTTCTTCGTTGTCGGCATTCCGGGCGTCCTGCTGTCGCTGTGGGCGCGGACGCTGCGCGAACCCCCACGTGGGCAAGCCGACGGAATCTTCTCCCCGCTTGAAGCGAATCCATTGCAGCAGTTCGGCCGTGAGCTGCGGGCCGTCGTGCCGCCGTTTACGGTGCTGCATCTGCTGCTGGTTCGTGCCGGCACTCGCGCGCTTGCGCTCAACCTGGCTGCGGCACTCGGTGTCGCGGGGTTGGCCACGCTGCTGACGAACTGGCTCGGCAACCCGGTGCAATGGGTCGCCCTCGGCATCGGTCTGTATGCGGCGATCTCGTGGGCGCAAGCGTTGGTGCGACGCGACCCCGTCTGCTTCGAGTTGATGTTCGGCACGCCGTCTCTGCGCTACGCCGCGGCGTGCTTTTCGTTCCTCGCCGCCGCCGGCTACGGCCTCAACTTCTGGACCGCACCGTTCTTCATCCGGGTCCACGGCATGACCGAGTCGCAAGCCGGGTTGATGATCGGCGGCACCCACGCGCTGGCGGGATTGATCGGCGTGAATCTCGGCGGCGTGCTGGCCGACCGCTGGCGCCAACGCACGCTGAACGGACGCTTGTACGTGACGATCATGACGGCGTTGCTGCCGGTTCCGTTTGCGATAGTGGTGCTCACGACGCAGAGCACAATGCTGGCGACCGTCTTCTACTTCCCGCAGTCGCTGTTTGGTGCGTTGTGGTCGGGCGCAGCGGTCTCGACGATTCAGGATCTGGTGTTGCCGCGCATGCGGGCGACCGCGGCCGCGGCGTATCTCCTGATGGTAACTTTCGTCGGACTAGCACTCGGCCCTTACATGGTTGGCCGCCTCAGCGTCGGGCTCGGCAGTTTGCGCGGCGCGATGTTGTGTGGCTTGGGCGCGAACGCGCTGGCGCTACTGTTCGGCTGGCTCGCGACGAGACACTTGCCGCACGATGAGTCGAGCAAGCTCGACCGCGCCCGCGCGGCTGGGGAAGAAGGACTGGACGGTGTGACGGCGGTACGCGCCGCGAGCTGA
- a CDS encoding acyl-CoA synthetase — MAEFGFWNLAQQDPAHLALVEPDGRRVNAGELLATANQLVHALRALGLQRGDVVATALPNGAPMIELYLAAGQAGWYLVPINHHLTAAEIAYILENSEAKAFIGAERFGAACRGAVDEIDFPATHRFALGKVDGFRSYEELKAGQPTTLPTDRCAGQVMNYTSGTTGRPKGVRRALAPYDPDIVASMFGMFLGMFGIQGGEANVHLVGSPLYHTAVLMFAGSSLHFGHTVVLMDRWTPESCLDAIQQSRVTTSHMVPTQFHRLLALPDSVKARYDVSSLRHMIHAAAPCPVDVKRRMLQWWGNTIFEYYAASEGGGTLVTPEEWLRYPGTVGRAWPSSEIRILDDDGNPCPTGTPGTVYMSLAAADFEYHKDKEKTDKNRRDGFFTVGDIGYLNADGYLFLCDRKIDMIISGGVNIYPSEVESVLLTHPKIADAAVFGIPNEDWGEEVKAVIEPAPGVDASPALAQEVLDYCLQKTAKYKCPKTIDFIATMPRDPNGKLYKRKLRDPYWQGRERAI, encoded by the coding sequence ATGGCGGAATTTGGTTTCTGGAATTTGGCGCAGCAGGACCCGGCGCATCTCGCGCTGGTCGAACCCGACGGGCGGCGGGTGAACGCCGGCGAGCTGCTCGCTACCGCGAATCAGCTCGTGCACGCGCTGCGCGCGCTCGGTCTACAACGCGGCGATGTCGTTGCGACGGCGCTGCCCAACGGCGCGCCGATGATCGAGCTGTATCTCGCCGCGGGGCAAGCCGGGTGGTACCTCGTCCCGATCAATCATCACCTCACCGCAGCCGAGATCGCCTACATCTTGGAGAATTCCGAAGCCAAGGCGTTCATCGGCGCCGAGCGATTCGGCGCGGCGTGTCGCGGCGCGGTTGACGAGATCGACTTTCCGGCGACGCATCGCTTCGCTCTCGGGAAGGTCGACGGGTTCCGCTCGTACGAAGAACTCAAAGCGGGCCAACCCACGACGCTACCGACCGATCGCTGCGCCGGCCAGGTAATGAACTACACGTCGGGCACGACCGGGCGGCCGAAGGGCGTGCGTCGCGCTCTGGCCCCGTACGATCCTGACATCGTCGCCTCGATGTTCGGCATGTTTCTGGGGATGTTCGGCATCCAAGGTGGTGAGGCCAACGTTCATCTCGTCGGCTCGCCGCTCTACCACACGGCGGTGCTCATGTTCGCCGGCTCGTCGCTGCACTTCGGCCACACGGTGGTGCTGATGGATCGGTGGACGCCGGAGAGCTGCCTCGACGCGATCCAGCAATCTCGCGTCACCACCAGCCACATGGTGCCGACGCAGTTTCATCGCCTACTCGCGCTGCCTGACAGCGTGAAAGCGCGCTACGACGTGTCGTCGCTGCGCCACATGATCCACGCCGCCGCTCCGTGTCCGGTCGACGTGAAGCGCCGCATGCTGCAGTGGTGGGGCAATACGATTTTCGAGTACTACGCCGCCAGCGAAGGCGGCGGTACGTTGGTCACGCCGGAAGAATGGCTCCGCTATCCCGGCACGGTCGGCCGCGCGTGGCCCAGCTCGGAGATTCGCATTCTCGATGACGACGGCAATCCATGTCCCACCGGCACGCCCGGCACCGTGTACATGTCGCTCGCCGCGGCCGACTTCGAGTATCACAAGGACAAGGAGAAGACCGACAAGAATCGCCGCGACGGCTTCTTCACCGTCGGCGACATCGGCTACCTCAACGCAGACGGCTACCTCTTCCTCTGCGATCGCAAGATCGACATGATCATCTCTGGCGGCGTGAACATCTACCCGAGCGAAGTCGAGTCGGTGTTGCTCACGCATCCGAAGATCGCCGACGCGGCGGTGTTCGGCATTCCCAACGAAGACTGGGGCGAAGAGGTCAAGGCCGTGATAGAGCCGGCGCCGGGCGTGGACGCGTCACCGGCCCTCGCGCAGGAGGTTCTCGACTACTGCTTGCAGAAAACCGCGAAGTACAAGTGCCCCAAGACCATCGACTTCATCGCCACCATGCCGCGCGATCCCAACGGCAAACTCTACAAGCGCAAGCTGCGCGATCCGTACTGGCAAGGGCGCGAGCGAGCCATCTGA
- a CDS encoding alpha-L-rhamnosidase N-terminal domain-containing protein, whose amino-acid sequence MYRRTPFIWTSKQVIDPLALWRVFFGGPMRRDDGTNRWFLFRRVFELPARADDARLTITVDGRYQIFINGTRVGRGPVRCDPMHQRTDTYDIAAHLHTGTNVIAVLVRVYGVDTSWYQRVEGHWQPVFGDGGLYCDAQVRCGESIIDLLSDEHWWCCECTAWQRDTPRSAWGLGFIEVHDANQMPTGWADADFDDSQWDRVHILTAGGGSPDSMMGGMKIEPFPTLLPREIPFLIDSPLAPQRILRWYGARPALDRPVERQLYDDDLIDLPPHLVEQPDALLTANDEATTVRTTPELDVSLMLDFGRIHSGHPFIEIDAHGGEIIDLAVAEGIPEEWSATPPKRPRLDVDRGHGMHLFRYIARPGRQHFERFEWTAVRYMQITVRNAPAGLRIAHVGSTFTRYPAEHRGSFECSDAMLTRLWDIGRYTLQLCMHDGWEDCPSREQRQWLGDATVEFLVSQAAFGPSANALNRQFLLHAAESQRPDGLTQMFAPGDHHTNAVLIPDWTLQWILNAEHHWLFTGDLDTIEQIFPAIQRALAWFTRQIGPHDLVAESPYWHFMDWAALGRHGEAAALNAQLTGALRAAAQLARALESPRAARNYDALAARVGAALNARHWDTARGVYVDSVDPATGAQDRRVSQHANGAAILWGVAPPERWPSMVDYITDPARLKFTAAPPIAPTGEPFDPETDVVLANTFYSHFVYRALCRAGRFDRALVLMRTRYGDMLARGATTLWESFDPTASLCHGFSATPVYQLSTEVLGVSPIEPGFARFRVAPQFADLAQARGVFPTIRGDIRVGWQRYGAGIDLDVAVPAGSCAEVVAPSGYRAAGEAFVLQPGTHRVRFETD is encoded by the coding sequence ATGTACCGTCGTACTCCGTTCATCTGGACCAGCAAACAGGTTATCGACCCGCTCGCGCTGTGGCGCGTGTTCTTCGGTGGACCGATGCGCCGCGACGACGGAACCAATCGCTGGTTTCTGTTTCGGCGCGTGTTCGAGTTGCCCGCACGAGCAGACGATGCGCGGCTGACGATCACGGTCGATGGACGCTATCAGATCTTCATCAACGGCACGCGGGTCGGTCGCGGTCCCGTTCGATGCGATCCGATGCATCAGCGCACCGACACCTACGACATCGCGGCGCATCTGCACACGGGCACCAATGTCATCGCGGTGCTGGTGCGGGTCTACGGCGTCGACACTTCGTGGTACCAACGCGTCGAAGGACATTGGCAACCGGTGTTCGGCGACGGCGGGCTCTACTGCGACGCGCAGGTGCGCTGCGGCGAATCCATCATCGATCTGTTGTCCGACGAACACTGGTGGTGTTGTGAGTGCACCGCCTGGCAGCGTGACACTCCACGCTCCGCATGGGGACTCGGCTTTATCGAGGTTCACGACGCGAATCAGATGCCGACCGGATGGGCCGACGCCGACTTCGACGACTCGCAGTGGGACCGCGTTCACATCCTCACTGCCGGTGGCGGGTCGCCCGATTCAATGATGGGCGGCATGAAGATCGAGCCCTTCCCTACCCTGCTGCCGCGCGAGATTCCCTTTCTCATCGACTCGCCGCTCGCGCCGCAACGTATTCTGCGCTGGTACGGCGCGCGCCCCGCTCTCGACCGACCTGTCGAGCGCCAGCTCTACGATGACGATCTCATCGATCTGCCGCCGCATCTCGTCGAGCAACCCGACGCGTTGCTCACCGCGAACGATGAGGCCACGACAGTCCGCACGACGCCGGAACTGGACGTGTCATTGATGCTCGATTTCGGCCGCATTCATTCGGGTCATCCGTTCATCGAGATCGATGCACACGGCGGCGAGATCATCGACCTCGCGGTCGCCGAGGGCATTCCGGAAGAATGGAGTGCGACGCCGCCCAAGCGTCCGCGCCTCGATGTCGACCGCGGCCACGGGATGCACCTGTTCCGCTACATCGCGCGACCGGGCCGGCAGCACTTCGAGCGCTTCGAGTGGACTGCGGTACGCTACATGCAAATCACTGTGCGCAACGCACCCGCCGGGCTGCGCATCGCCCACGTTGGTTCAACCTTCACTCGCTATCCCGCGGAGCACCGCGGCTCGTTCGAATGTTCCGACGCGATGCTGACGCGCCTGTGGGACATCGGCCGCTACACACTGCAACTCTGTATGCACGACGGTTGGGAAGACTGCCCGAGCCGCGAGCAACGGCAGTGGCTCGGCGACGCGACGGTCGAGTTTCTCGTCAGCCAAGCGGCGTTCGGCCCGAGCGCCAACGCGCTCAATCGTCAGTTCCTCCTGCACGCCGCCGAGAGTCAGCGTCCCGACGGCCTGACGCAGATGTTCGCGCCCGGCGATCATCACACCAACGCGGTGCTGATTCCCGATTGGACGCTGCAATGGATTCTCAACGCCGAGCATCACTGGCTCTTCACCGGCGATCTCGACACCATCGAGCAGATCTTCCCGGCGATTCAGCGTGCACTCGCGTGGTTCACGCGCCAGATCGGCCCGCACGATCTCGTTGCCGAGTCGCCGTACTGGCACTTCATGGATTGGGCGGCGCTCGGCCGGCATGGCGAAGCGGCCGCGCTCAACGCGCAATTGACCGGCGCGCTACGCGCCGCGGCGCAACTCGCGCGCGCACTCGAATCGCCGCGCGCGGCGCGCAACTACGATGCGCTGGCCGCGCGCGTCGGCGCGGCACTCAACGCCCGTCACTGGGACACCGCGCGCGGTGTCTACGTCGACAGCGTCGATCCCGCCACCGGAGCTCAGGACCGCCGCGTGTCGCAGCACGCCAACGGCGCGGCGATTCTGTGGGGCGTCGCACCCCCTGAGCGGTGGCCGTCGATGGTCGACTACATCACCGATCCCGCGCGGCTGAAGTTCACCGCCGCGCCGCCGATCGCGCCGACGGGCGAACCGTTCGATCCCGAGACCGACGTGGTGCTCGCCAACACGTTCTACAGCCACTTCGTCTACCGCGCGCTCTGCCGCGCCGGCCGCTTCGATCGCGCCCTCGTACTGATGCGCACGCGTTACGGCGACATGCTCGCGCGCGGCGCGACCACCTTGTGGGAGAGCTTCGATCCCACCGCGAGCCTGTGCCACGGTTTCTCCGCCACACCCGTCTATCAACTCTCAACTGAAGTGCTCGGCGTGTCGCCGATCGAGCCGGGCTTCGCCCGCTTTCGCGTCGCGCCCCAGTTCGCCGACCTCGCGCAGGCGCGCGGGGTCTTTCCGACCATCCGCGGCGACATCCGCGTCGGCTGGCAGCGTTACGGTGCCGGCATCGACCTCGACGTTGCCGTTCCCGCCGGTTCGTGTGCTGAGGTCGTCGCCCCGAGCGGCTATCGCGCGGCAGGTGAGGCGTTCGTACTCCAACCGGGAACGCATCGCGTGCGATTCGAGACAGACTAG
- a CDS encoding DUF952 domain-containing protein — MLLAHAIYHIVPAAELRAGVAGDTYTPARFGADGFVHCAATSASVLAVARDYFANIEGQLLVLRIDPVCLTAKLIFEAPAPIEGGGTSHLQAGDLFPHVYGPIALAAITGIAQLVRHGGEFGWPERFVPFGAFDRLGEGSTLTRQKILTAETQSRREVQETALWALRSRVHRQSSLDLVHHLRLSGRLCDSPSLR; from the coding sequence GTGCTCTTGGCTCATGCCATCTACCACATCGTGCCCGCCGCCGAGCTGCGTGCCGGAGTCGCAGGCGATACATACACGCCGGCACGCTTCGGGGCGGACGGCTTCGTGCATTGCGCGGCAACCTCGGCAAGTGTGCTCGCGGTCGCGCGGGACTACTTCGCAAACATCGAGGGGCAGTTGCTGGTTCTTCGCATCGATCCCGTTTGCCTCACCGCGAAGCTCATCTTCGAAGCACCCGCGCCCATCGAAGGCGGCGGCACCAGTCACCTGCAGGCCGGAGATCTCTTCCCGCATGTCTACGGGCCGATCGCCCTCGCCGCCATCACCGGTATCGCTCAGTTGGTGCGCCATGGCGGCGAGTTTGGTTGGCCAGAGAGGTTTGTGCCGTTCGGCGCGTTCGATCGGCTGGGGGAAGGATCAACCCTGACGCGACAGAAAATTCTCACCGCAGAGACGCAGAGCCGCAGAGAGGTCCAAGAGACAGCTCTTTGGGCGCTCAGAAGCAGAGTTCATCGGCAATCATCTTTGGATTTGGTTCATCATCTTCGCTTGAGCGGCCGTCTCTGCGACTCCCCGTCTCTGCGGTGA